One genomic window of Polyangium aurulentum includes the following:
- a CDS encoding ATP-binding protein: MQLHWFEVQGYKNLRALLRLDDLDRVNVLHGDNNVGKSNLLEALGLFFVLLRALAEDARGGPGRAERYARSAAADASGATVRSLGYFVDRGFPPGEMFNLRAPGMPIALGASLRLGPGEVEGGDPPWFREPMEVRLRLERRGGDEIAIRLERLVQSGGEDLAAEGVEKEVLHRALERLAPRSRGEMAASRFALIRADRTILTDMTDEDLSPLATREPMSRDLGLLLHDAELSTDPAQRARFQRFIECLGHFRSILGEGRWRMHFDRKQDRAELYFETDGPGGLTTIVPLRLMGSGIQQVANLCARLMMTGADIVAIEEPELNLRYSAQERLRGILDTITGGQGGPQNLFLTSHSPEFELAPTFYALLPAAEGPRVERRSRADARLFTRPEKEVPPEGARAPLSYVTTDGIVKVPDKVRRALGVENGGSVVFVQAKDEHYRILTEAQFWDLFEPEEPAP, from the coding sequence ATGCAACTGCACTGGTTCGAGGTCCAGGGCTACAAGAACCTCCGCGCCCTGTTGCGCCTGGATGACCTCGACCGGGTCAACGTGCTGCACGGCGACAACAACGTCGGCAAGTCGAACCTGCTGGAGGCGCTCGGTCTCTTCTTCGTGCTGCTCCGCGCGCTCGCGGAAGACGCGCGCGGGGGGCCTGGGCGGGCGGAGCGTTATGCGCGAAGCGCCGCTGCGGATGCGAGCGGAGCGACCGTACGGTCGCTCGGGTACTTCGTCGACCGGGGCTTTCCGCCGGGGGAGATGTTCAATCTGCGAGCCCCCGGGATGCCCATCGCGCTCGGTGCGAGCCTGCGCCTCGGGCCGGGCGAGGTCGAGGGGGGCGACCCGCCCTGGTTCCGTGAGCCGATGGAGGTGCGCCTGCGGCTGGAGCGTCGGGGTGGCGACGAGATCGCCATCCGGCTGGAGCGGCTCGTGCAATCTGGGGGCGAGGATCTCGCGGCGGAGGGGGTTGAAAAGGAGGTTTTACATCGCGCGCTGGAGCGGCTGGCCCCGCGCTCCCGCGGCGAGATGGCAGCCTCGCGATTCGCATTGATCCGCGCGGACCGGACGATCTTGACCGACATGACGGACGAGGATCTCTCCCCGCTCGCGACCCGCGAGCCCATGTCGCGCGATCTGGGGCTTTTGCTCCACGACGCCGAGCTGTCGACCGATCCCGCGCAGAGGGCGCGTTTTCAGCGGTTCATCGAGTGCCTCGGCCACTTCCGGAGCATCCTCGGCGAAGGTCGCTGGCGGATGCATTTCGATCGAAAGCAGGACCGCGCGGAGCTGTACTTCGAGACCGACGGCCCTGGGGGATTGACGACCATCGTCCCGCTGCGGCTGATGGGTTCCGGTATCCAGCAGGTGGCAAACCTCTGTGCGCGGCTCATGATGACGGGCGCGGACATCGTGGCCATCGAGGAGCCGGAGCTGAACCTGCGCTATTCGGCGCAGGAGCGGCTGCGCGGGATCCTGGACACGATCACGGGCGGGCAAGGCGGCCCGCAGAATCTGTTCCTGACGAGCCACTCCCCCGAGTTCGAGCTTGCGCCGACGTTTTACGCGCTCTTGCCTGCGGCGGAGGGGCCCCGCGTGGAGCGGAGATCGCGCGCGGACGCGCGCCTGTTCACGCGTCCCGAGAAGGAAGTGCCGCCCGAGGGAGCCCGTGCGCCGCTGTCGTACGTGACGACGGACGGGATCGTGAAGGTGCCGGACAAGGTGCGCCGCGCGCTCGGGGTGGAAAATGGCGGGAGCGTGGTGTTCGTCCAGGCGAAGGACGAGCACTACCGTATCCTGACGGAGGCGCAGTTCTGGGACCTCTTCGAGCCCGAGGAGCCTGCGCCGTGA
- a CDS encoding DUF6597 domain-containing transcriptional factor, whose amino-acid sequence MGREARQLAAPAYREHRPATALAAHVECYWTLRTEVSPGADLAPFAVLPDGCMDILFDLSATPHARVVGAMTRPEHHALGDGVDLIGIRFHPGGGTPFLRLHADELTDASSDLDQVSRTLARRLSSAVDGAREGRIERVEEALLSVLDEAGPPDPCVRAAFSRLHGSRGGVGVAELERVTGYTRQHLGRLFRRHVGVSPKLLARVVRLRSLLSCLDPSRRPDWAALAAEHGYCDQAHLVSDFKDLTGSTPQAFWRGPDVPNFQDAPPPGALERRP is encoded by the coding sequence ATGGGCCGTGAGGCGCGCCAACTCGCTGCACCCGCTTACCGCGAGCATCGCCCTGCAACCGCGCTCGCCGCCCACGTCGAATGCTATTGGACGCTCCGGACGGAGGTTTCCCCTGGCGCTGATCTCGCGCCCTTTGCCGTTCTTCCGGACGGCTGCATGGACATTCTTTTCGACCTCTCCGCCACACCTCACGCCAGGGTCGTGGGCGCGATGACGCGACCCGAGCACCATGCCCTCGGGGATGGGGTCGACCTCATAGGCATCCGTTTTCACCCGGGCGGAGGGACGCCTTTTCTCCGCTTGCACGCCGACGAGCTCACCGACGCCTCCTCCGATCTCGATCAGGTGAGCCGCACCCTCGCCCGCAGGCTCTCCTCCGCGGTCGACGGCGCCCGCGAGGGACGAATCGAAAGGGTCGAAGAGGCGCTCCTGTCGGTGCTCGACGAGGCAGGGCCCCCCGATCCTTGCGTTCGCGCCGCCTTCTCCAGGCTCCACGGCAGCCGCGGGGGGGTCGGCGTGGCGGAGCTGGAACGGGTGACGGGGTACACGCGCCAGCACCTCGGGCGCCTCTTCCGGAGGCACGTGGGCGTGAGCCCCAAGCTCCTGGCCCGTGTGGTGCGGCTACGGAGCCTCCTGTCCTGCCTCGACCCCTCCCGCCGCCCCGACTGGGCCGCCCTGGCCGCGGAGCACGGCTACTGCGACCAGGCGCATCTCGTCTCGGACTTCAAGGACCTCACGGGCTCCACCCCGCAAGCCTTCTGGCGCGGGCCCGATGTTCCAAATTTCCAAGACGCCCCGCCCCCGGGAGCACTAGAACGGCGGCCATGA
- a CDS encoding SDR family NAD(P)-dependent oxidoreductase encodes MNSLEGKVAIVTGGNSGIGREVALELARQGARVAVAARREEEGLQTVQQIREIGAEAFFARCDVTVATDVRALVDRTVHTFGRLDCAFNNAGVLVFGPSVVDLSEEDFDRMVGVNVKGTFLCMKYEIPAMLRSGGGAIVNCSSVAALVSHAGQAAYSGTKAAIVGLTRGAALDFASKAVRVNAVCPGTVNTPMMDALFADPNIVAYANSLHPLGRVGTPEDVAPLVAFLLGDKARWITGQAFPIDGGFTVQ; translated from the coding sequence ATGAACTCTCTCGAAGGCAAGGTCGCCATTGTGACGGGGGGCAATTCCGGTATCGGGCGCGAGGTCGCGCTGGAGCTCGCGCGGCAGGGGGCGAGGGTCGCGGTCGCGGCCCGGCGTGAGGAGGAGGGCTTGCAGACCGTGCAGCAGATCCGCGAGATCGGCGCGGAGGCCTTCTTCGCGCGCTGTGATGTCACGGTCGCGACGGACGTCCGGGCCCTCGTCGACCGCACGGTCCATACCTTCGGGCGCCTCGATTGCGCGTTCAACAACGCCGGCGTCCTCGTCTTCGGCCCCAGCGTCGTCGATCTCTCCGAGGAGGATTTCGACCGCATGGTGGGCGTCAACGTCAAGGGCACCTTCCTGTGCATGAAGTACGAGATTCCCGCGATGCTCCGCTCCGGCGGCGGCGCCATCGTGAATTGCTCGTCCGTCGCCGCCCTCGTCAGCCACGCGGGGCAGGCGGCTTATTCGGGCACCAAGGCGGCCATCGTCGGGCTCACGCGCGGCGCGGCGCTCGACTTCGCCTCCAAGGCGGTCCGCGTCAACGCGGTTTGCCCCGGCACCGTGAACACGCCGATGATGGACGCCTTGTTCGCGGATCCCAACATCGTCGCGTACGCCAACAGCCTGCACCCCCTCGGGCGGGTCGGCACACCGGAGGACGTCGCGCCGCTCGTCGCTTTCCTGCTCGGCGACAAGGCTCGATGGATCACGGGACAGGCGTTCCCCATCGACGGTGGCTTCACCGTCCAGTGA
- a CDS encoding tetratricopeptide repeat protein, which translates to MFEASRVFPVAACLALLGCSGPEGASERPIADVKVSATAPSSIMAIPAGAVSSTAAPAKKKRASGPAPDPEKLRDYRKHLAEGRRLAGASKWADAVKEIEQALAAIPGDAPALVELGWAAFNAGDTARARKANEEALRGTTSPKIKAMALYNLGRVAEAQKDPTRAREHYTRSLELRPSEAVEKRLAELEKRERSPKPVAGASAAPLPCQAPLSRVDDVCNCLGRPDPEDTGPRSCEALKEVKMPRDDLRILLVEAPPFRSFYWLVARNEKGWAPVASLGQTYNPGAFGIFEELDVVSVSEKTAGSSKVLWVETKKDRHDTDMGIDEYEEESFRVVTLCALPEGDRKSTSCPLQVPVEIRQKRERLGNPDFIPDEVTRPLMTKGLPLSTATDLAIELLPDGRVEVKVKSGTPSADLKPLLGIHALR; encoded by the coding sequence GTGAAGGTCAGCGCGACCGCGCCCTCGAGCATCATGGCGATCCCGGCGGGCGCGGTCTCCTCGACGGCTGCGCCCGCGAAGAAGAAGCGCGCGAGCGGGCCGGCGCCGGATCCGGAGAAGCTGCGCGACTACCGCAAGCACCTCGCCGAGGGGCGCAGGCTGGCGGGGGCGTCGAAATGGGCGGACGCTGTCAAGGAAATCGAGCAGGCCCTCGCCGCGATTCCTGGCGACGCGCCCGCGCTGGTCGAGCTCGGGTGGGCGGCCTTCAACGCCGGTGACACGGCGCGCGCGCGCAAGGCGAACGAGGAAGCGCTCCGGGGCACGACCAGCCCGAAGATCAAGGCCATGGCGCTCTACAACCTCGGCCGCGTGGCCGAGGCGCAGAAGGACCCGACCCGCGCGCGCGAGCACTACACCCGCTCGCTCGAGCTGCGGCCGAGCGAGGCGGTCGAGAAGCGCCTCGCCGAGCTCGAAAAGAGGGAGCGCTCGCCGAAGCCCGTGGCCGGCGCCTCCGCGGCTCCCCTGCCCTGCCAGGCGCCCCTGTCGCGGGTCGACGACGTGTGCAATTGCCTCGGCCGCCCCGATCCCGAGGACACCGGCCCGCGCTCCTGCGAGGCGCTGAAAGAGGTGAAGATGCCGCGGGACGACCTGCGCATTCTCCTCGTCGAGGCGCCGCCGTTCCGCAGCTTCTACTGGCTCGTCGCGCGCAATGAAAAGGGCTGGGCCCCCGTCGCCTCGCTCGGCCAAACCTACAACCCGGGCGCCTTTGGAATCTTCGAGGAGCTCGACGTGGTGTCGGTCAGCGAAAAGACGGCCGGCTCTTCCAAGGTGCTCTGGGTCGAGACGAAAAAGGACCGGCACGACACCGACATGGGCATCGACGAATACGAGGAGGAGAGCTTCCGCGTCGTCACCCTCTGCGCCTTGCCCGAGGGCGACCGCAAATCGACCTCGTGCCCGCTGCAGGTGCCCGTCGAGATTCGCCAGAAGCGCGAGCGGCTCGGCAACCCCGATTTCATCCCCGACGAGGTGACGCGCCCGCTCATGACCAAGGGCCTTCCCCTCAGCACGGCCACCGACCTCGCGATCGAGCTGCTCCCCGACGGCCGCGTCGAGGTCAAGGTCAAGAGCGGCACGCCCTCCGCCGATCTGAAGCCCCTGCTCGGGATCCACGCCCTGCGCTGA